From the genome of Chloroflexaceae bacterium:
GGCGGGATGCGCAGCAAGCTGGAGTTGATGTGGCGCCTCATCGAGGCCATTCCGGAACTGGAGGTGCGTCTGATCGGGCCGGATCCGGGCAACCTCGTCGCTGTGCTTTGCGGCGACGAGGTTGATGTGGGCACAACGATGCGGCTGAGCTAGAGCGCTGAATGATTGGCTCACCGAGGCCCCTGCTCCGTGTGCCTCGCCGCGCTCGCGCCGTCATGGTTGCGGGGCAATCGTTTCGAGAAACGCTATAGATGAGTTGATTGCCTCCTGCTCCCCCGTTCCCCGCTCTGCTATACTGCCCATGCACGTGGACGGATCGCCTGTCCGCCATCGCTATACTTCATAGCATAGCCGCCTTCGAACGATGCGCCCTGACGAGTTTATTGCCCGCCGGCGCGACCGCTGGGAGCGCCTCGAGGCGCTCCTTGATCGCGCTGGCGCCGGTCTGGATGGCCTTTCCGCGAGCGAGTTGCGCGACCTCGGCCGTCTCTACCGCCAGGCTGCCGCCGATCTGGCCGTGGCCCGCCGCGATCTATCCGAACACCCCGTTGCTCGCTATTTGAACGCGCTGGTGGCCCGCGGGCACGGGGCTATCTACCGCGAGAGCGGCGCGGGCGGCGCGGCTCGCGTTCGCGCCTTTTTTGTCGCCGACTTCCCTCGTGCCTTCCGCGAGACCTGGCCCGCCACCCTCGCTGCCTGTCTCATGTTCCTTATCCCTGCGATTTTTGCCTTCGTGACGACCTATAACGACCCGTCTCTGGCCGGCGCGCTCGTGCCCGGCGCCGAGGCGGTGGTGGAGCAGGTGCGGGACGGCGAGGAGTGGTGGCAGCGCATTAATGAACAGGGCGCCGGTATCGCCGCGGCCGAAATTATGACCAACAACATCGGTGTGGCCTTTCGCGCCTTCGCTGGCGGGGTGACGCTGGGGATCTACACCCTCTTTGTACTGGTAACGAATGGGATCTTCCTGGGGGTAGTGGCGGGCGCGGCGCAACGCTTCGATTTCGCCGACAATCTCTGGGGCTTCGTGGCGGCCCATGGGGCGATCGAGTTCAGTGTGATATTCCTCGCCGGGGGCGCCGGCCTGCAACTGGGCTGGGCCATCCTCCGCCCGGGGCTGCTCAGCCGCCGCGCGGCCCTGGTAGTCGCCGCCCGGCGCGCCCTGCTGATCATCCTCGGATGCGTGCCGCTGCTGGTCGTCGCCGGGCTGATCGAGGGCTTTATTTCGCCCTCGGCCCTGCCACTGGAGGTCAAGTTCGCCGTGGCGGCGCTGTCAGGCGCAGCGCTGTGGTTGTACCTGCTCGGCGTGGGCCGCCGGTAGAGGATTCACCGCGGTTCCGGGTGCAGCCCGCAACCCGGAGGGTTGCGCTACCGTCGTCGTCGGCGGTCAGCGCGGTTCCAGGCGCAGCCATTCCACTACCACGGTTCCGCCGTCGCCGACGCTGACCGGATCGAGGCGCAGGCCGGTAATCACGCCTTCCCAGCCGGGAGCGGCGCGCAGATTGAGGCGGTAGGTATGCGCCGCGGGGCCGGGTTCGAGCGTCCAGCGCAGCGAGCGCGACTCGTCGGCACGGCCGTTGCTGTCCAGGAAAAAGAGTTGCGCGTCGCGGGCGGCGGTGTCGGCGGCCAGGCGCACCTCCAGGGCGGCGAAGCGCGCCGGGTCCAGCCGCAGCGGCGGGCTGGTCAGCGCCGGGTCGCGCTCCGGGCGCAGCGCCAATCCCGGCAGCGGGCTGCTGACCGGGGCCGCGCCGCTGACACGCCAGCCCCAGCGCCCGCGGGTGAAGTCCCAGCCGGGGCCTTCGGCCAGTTCCTGAGCCGCGGGGAGACGGTAGTAGGCGGGCAGTCCTGGACCCAGGTCCAGCGGCGCCAGCGCCGGTTGCAGCGGCGCGTAGCACTCCGCCACCGTCTCCGGGTCAACGCCCATGCGCTCAGCGGGAGTGGGCGGTTCGCCCGGAGGGGCGGGGAGGGGCCGGATGGCATCGGCGGCGATCAGCACGGCATACCCGGCGCCCTGGGCGGTCTCGATGCGCGCGCGGAGCCAGGCGCAGGCGGCGGGCCAGACGCCGGCGGCGGTCATGGCCTGGTTCAGCGAGATGGCCTGCGGGCGCTCGACATAGAACGGCAGGTACAACTCCAGTACGCCGTCGGGGACAATCAGCAGATCGCCCGGCGTGCTGTGAGCCGCCAGAGCCTCCGCCGTCACCCGTTGCAGGTCGCGGCTGGCGTCGCCGCGACGGATAATGGCGATGCCATTGAGCGGTAGCAGCGCCAGCCCGCATACCAGCAGCACCGCCGGCCAGAAACGGGGCAGAGGTTGGTCTGCGACGGGCAGATATGCCGCCAGAACGACGAGCAGGTAGAACGGGGGCAGGCTGGCGATCCAGAACTCGATATTCTCAGGCTCCCACCAGAGGAAGAAAGCTCCGTAGATGGCCAGCCAGGTCACGGTGATTGCCAGCGCCCCCTGTGGCGCGCAGGCCAGGCGGCGGGCGTTCAGCGCCAGCGTCGCCAGCAAAGCCAGGCCGATCAGCGCGCCGCCAGGATGGGCGATGGTACGGGCCAGCCCCTGCCCCAGCAGGGCGAGTCGCGCCCCGTCCACCGGGCCGCCCCAGTAGCCCGTGGTCGTATAGCCCGCTGCCCAGCGGAAAAGCGCCTCCCAGGAGCGGAAGCCGCTCACCCCCAGCCCGACCCAGAGGTACGCGCCGCCCGCCAGCAGCGCCAGCGGCGCCGCGTAGGCCAGCAGCAGCGCCAGGGCGGCCCGCGAGCGCGTGCTCGTGGCGGGAACGGCTCGGAGACCCATGCCCAGCGCCACCAGCGCCGGGAGGCTTAACAGCGCATTGGTCTGGTGGAACAATACTGCCAGGCCCTGGATCGCGCCCAACCCGAGCGCAAGGAGCGGCGCGGCGGGCCGCCGCGCAAGTTCTAGCATCAGCCACAGCGCGGCAATAAGGAACAGCGCCGCGATGGTGTAGACCTCGACCTCCACGGCGTAGTACCAGTAGGCGTAACTGGCGCCGAGCAACAGCGCGCCCGGCGCCGCCGCCTGCCAGCGCCCGGTGAGGCGCGCCAGGAGCGCGGCGAACAGGCCCACGCCGAGGCCGCCAGCCACGGCATTAGTCGCCTGCAACAGCCACTCTGCGCTCCCCTCCCATCCCAGATACAGAGCAACCTGGCGTATGGCCGCTCCCAACGGCCCATACGCCAGATGGTGGGGATGAAACAACTCGCGCCAGGGCTTGCGATCAACGTCGAGAATGTACGAGAGGGCGTCGAAGGTATGGACCCTGGTGAGCGTCAGCAGGTAGAGGGCGGCAAAGAGCAGCGCGGGGATCAGCAGAATGGTCGTGTAGCGGCGCATAACGCCGGTAGTGTACCACGGTTCCGCCCGTCCAGGCATACTCGCAAAACCGGCGTCGTCCCGACGCGCCACGCCCATCCGCAATCCGCAATCCGCAATCCAAAATCCAAAATCCAAAATCGCCCTACCCGCCGTGGGCAATCGCCGCCTCGACGAGATCCACCGTCACCTCGGCGACGCCGCGGGCGCGGGCAGCCTGCTCGGCAGCCAGGCGCAGCGAACGGCTGGCGCTGATGCGCGCCAGGTAGGGCACCTGCTCCAGCGCGGCATTCAGGCGCTCGGTGGCCTCCTTCGTCCAGGGCATCGTCTCTGCTGAGGCCGGCGCGGGCGGGCCGGCAGTGGCGCCCTGGGGCGGGCCGCCGGGACCGGCGGGCGTCTTCACCTGCTCGACCGGCAGGAAGTTGAAGACCATCTCGTAGAACCGGTTGACCAGTTCCTGGATGATGTTCGCCGCCCCGGCGTAGCCCATAAACGGCGTGCCGGTGGTCCGGCGCACCACCGGACCGGGGAAGGTGGCGGGGATGTAGTGGGTGCCGCGGGCATTGGCCTCGGCCAGGTAGATCTTCTCATTGATGCTGCCAAACACAAAGGCGGGGGCCTTCGCGTGGATGCGGCGGCGGATCTCGATATTGTCCGGCTCGTCGGGCCGGCGGGGGCGCCCGGAGGTCCAGGCGATCTTCATGCCCAGTTCGTCCCTCAGCAGGGCGGTCAGGCCCTCGACATAGCTCCGCCCGGCCACGATGGCGCAGTCCACCGTGGCGAACCAGTCGCTCTGCGGACCGCGCCACAGATCCCAGACCGGCTGGAGAGTCGTGCGCTTCTCGCGGGCGATGAAGTCCTCGACGCGCGCCGGGTCGGCGCCGATCAGGCGCCCCAGGTCGCGCAGAAAGGCGGTGGTGCCAAAGACGCCGAAGGGCGCGAAGAGGAAGGGGCGCCCGAGGGCCTCGGCGAGAGGCGCGCCGAACTCGCGGTACAGCACCACGTTCACCGCGGCATCGGCCAGGCGCGGGGTGCTGGCGACGCTGCCCTCGTAGGGATAGACCAGGTTCACCACTCCGCCGATGCCCTCAATCAGCCGGCGCACCTCGTGGAGATCTGCCGGCGCATTGAAGCAGCCCAGGGAGGGGCCGATAATGTTCACCAGGTCGGGCGCCTTTGGCGCGGCAGCGGGATCGGCGAAGGGCCGCCCGTACTCCTCCCAGGCGAAGAGCAGCGCCCGGTCACGCCCGGTCCACTCGTCTTGCTCCAGCGAGCGGCTCCAGAAGAAGCGCGCCTGCGGATCGATCTGAGCCACCAGGCGGGTATGGTCGGCGCTGATCATCTCGCTCTCAGCAGTGGAGATCACCAGCAGCCGTCTGCCCTCCAGACTGCCGAGGCTGCGCAGATCGTCAATCGTGCGCACCAGGGCGCCGGCGGTGCCGTTGATCACGTCCTCCTCGCGGATGGACGTGGGGGTCAGATTGGCCATCTGCGGCA
Proteins encoded in this window:
- a CDS encoding stage II sporulation protein M, with protein sequence MRPDEFIARRRDRWERLEALLDRAGAGLDGLSASELRDLGRLYRQAAADLAVARRDLSEHPVARYLNALVARGHGAIYRESGAGGAARVRAFFVADFPRAFRETWPATLAACLMFLIPAIFAFVTTYNDPSLAGALVPGAEAVVEQVRDGEEWWQRINEQGAGIAAAEIMTNNIGVAFRAFAGGVTLGIYTLFVLVTNGIFLGVVAGAAQRFDFADNLWGFVAAHGAIEFSVIFLAGGAGLQLGWAILRPGLLSRRAALVVAARRALLIILGCVPLLVVAGLIEGFISPSALPLEVKFAVAALSGAALWLYLLGVGRR
- a CDS encoding DUF2723 domain-containing protein — protein: MPGRAEPWYTTGVMRRYTTILLIPALLFAALYLLTLTRVHTFDALSYILDVDRKPWRELFHPHHLAYGPLGAAIRQVALYLGWEGSAEWLLQATNAVAGGLGVGLFAALLARLTGRWQAAAPGALLLGASYAYWYYAVEVEVYTIAALFLIAALWLMLELARRPAAPLLALGLGAIQGLAVLFHQTNALLSLPALVALGMGLRAVPATSTRSRAALALLLAYAAPLALLAGGAYLWVGLGVSGFRSWEALFRWAAGYTTTGYWGGPVDGARLALLGQGLARTIAHPGGALIGLALLATLALNARRLACAPQGALAITVTWLAIYGAFFLWWEPENIEFWIASLPPFYLLVVLAAYLPVADQPLPRFWPAVLLVCGLALLPLNGIAIIRRGDASRDLQRVTAEALAAHSTPGDLLIVPDGVLELYLPFYVERPQAISLNQAMTAAGVWPAACAWLRARIETAQGAGYAVLIAADAIRPLPAPPGEPPTPAERMGVDPETVAECYAPLQPALAPLDLGPGLPAYYRLPAAQELAEGPGWDFTRGRWGWRVSGAAPVSSPLPGLALRPERDPALTSPPLRLDPARFAALEVRLAADTAARDAQLFFLDSNGRADESRSLRWTLEPGPAAHTYRLNLRAAPGWEGVITGLRLDPVSVGDGGTVVVEWLRLEPR
- a CDS encoding chlorophyllide reductase subunit Z; the encoded protein is MTIQLIRDISDTSSFWGAAWVFGCFPDLHIVCDAPIGCYNLLGVAVTDYTDALPQMANLTPTSIREEDVINGTAGALVRTIDDLRSLGSLEGRRLLVISTAESEMISADHTRLVAQIDPQARFFWSRSLEQDEWTGRDRALLFAWEEYGRPFADPAAAPKAPDLVNIIGPSLGCFNAPADLHEVRRLIEGIGGVVNLVYPYEGSVASTPRLADAAVNVVLYREFGAPLAEALGRPFLFAPFGVFGTTAFLRDLGRLIGADPARVEDFIAREKRTTLQPVWDLWRGPQSDWFATVDCAIVAGRSYVEGLTALLRDELGMKIAWTSGRPRRPDEPDNIEIRRRIHAKAPAFVFGSINEKIYLAEANARGTHYIPATFPGPVVRRTTGTPFMGYAGAANIIQELVNRFYEMVFNFLPVEQVKTPAGPGGPPQGATAGPPAPASAETMPWTKEATERLNAALEQVPYLARISASRSLRLAAEQAARARGVAEVTVDLVEAAIAHGG